The DNA region GGTCGTTTGGTGGCATTGGCGGTGTGACCAACATACTTGGCCGGGCCAGTCAGTTTCGCAAGGCGCTCAATCTGAGCTATGCCGCCAGCAACCGCAGCTACAACAACCGCCTGATGCTCCTCTATGCCACCGGCATGCAGGAAAATGGCTGGGCGGTGACACTGAACGGCTCGCGCCGATGGGCTGTAAATGGTTATGTGCCTGGCACTTTCTACGATGCATGGTCGTGGTTTGCTTCCGTCGAAAAAAGACTGAATAGTAAACACAGCTTTGGGCTGATTGCTTTTGCTGCGCCAACAAAACGCGGCATGGCTTCGGTGTCGGTGCAGGAAGCTTACGATCTGGCAGGAACAAACTACTACAACGCCAACTGGGGCTACCAGAACGGAAAAATACGCAACGCCAGGGTTAACTCATACAACCAGCCGGTCATCCAACTCTCGCACTACTGGACGCCCGGCGAGAAAACCACTGTCCAGACCACCGCCTTCACCTGGTTTGGGCCAGGAGGAAGCACGGCCCTCGACTGGAACGAAGCCAACGACCCGAGACCAGACTATTACCGCAACCTGCCCAGCTATTGGAAACAACGGTCCGACGAGAGCAATTATGCCTATTATCTTGACCAGTGGACCAATAATGAGCAGTTCAGGCAGCTGCGCTGGGATCATTTCTACTTTGCCAACAGCAAGAATTTGGCTACCATTAACAACGCCAACGGCATTGCCGGAAACACTTACACCGGCAATAAGTCGAAGTATATTGTGGAAGACCGCCGCATGGACCGCAATATGGTAGGTCTGACGGTCAACGCACAGCACCAGCTGAACGCTGCCACCCGCATTGCCGGTGGCCTGAGCTATACCAGCTCGAAAACACATCACCACAAGCGGCTCAACGACCTGCTTGGAGGAGATTTCTGGCTCGACATTGACAAATATTCCGACCAGGAACCATTTGGCATTACGGATGCCTCACAAAACGACCTGCGTCGCCCCAACAGAATCATCAAAGAAGGTGATATTTTTGGCTATGATTACATTGCCAATGTCAATGCTGCCGAGCTCTGGGCGCAGGCCGAACACAAGTTTCGCAGGCTGGAAACCTATCTTGGTGCAAAAGTCAGCAGCACTGAGTTCTGGCGAACGGGCAACATGCAAAACGGCCGCTTTCCTGACAACTCTTTCGGGGATGACCAAAAGACGAGTTTTTTGAATTATGGCATTAAAGCAGGAGCCATTTATGCCATCGACGGCCGTAATTACCTCATGGCCAATGCTGCCATGCTCACCAGGCCTCCTTATTTCCGCGATGTGTACCTCTCGCCCCGCACACGCGACACAAAAGTCAGCCAAATCAACAACCAAAACTTGCTGGGCGCCGACCTGAACTACATCCTGCGGTCGCCTAATCTCAAGGCCAGGCTCACTGTTTATCATACCGAGGTGCATAACGACTTGTGGACCAGAAGCTATTATCACGAAGACCTGCGCGCATTTGTCAATTATGCCATGATTGATGTGGATACGCGCAGCCAGGGCATTGAGTTTGGCGCCGAAATCAACCTATCGCCTACCCTCTCGGCCCATGCCGTTGCCGGACATGGCATCCATATCTTTACCAACAGGCCCAATGTGACCATTTCGGCAGATAACGATTCCAAACTCCTTGCCGAGAACCGGACCGTTTACCTGAAAAACTATTATGTGGGTGGCTCCCCACAAACCATTTATTCAGGTGGTTTGCGCTACAACTCCCCAAAATTCTGGTTTGCAGGGCTGAGCGGCAACTACTTCGACAATGCCTACCTGGAACCCAATCCGGACAACCACACCAAAGAAGCCATGAGCCGCTATGCCGAAGGCGACATCCGCATCGACAAATTGCTCTCACAGAAAAAACTCGATCCGGGATTTACCCTCGATTTCTTCGGGGGAAAATCGTGGCGGGTGAAGGACGGATTGTTGCTGCTCAACGTAAGCGTGAACAACATCCTCAATCAGCGCGACATCGTTTCCTGGGGATTTGAACAGCTCCGCACCGACCTGCGCGATCCTGACCGTTTTCCGGCCAAATATGCCTACATGTACGGAACCACTTATTTCGTCAGCCTCACCTACCGAAAAAATTAAGACATAAATATTTGATTTAAAGCAATATGAAAAAGTTTCAGCTCATCACCTCATTTTTGATTTTGTTGTTTCTTGCCGGCGCCTGCGTCAAGCAGGAATTCGACAAGCCTCCCATCGGACAGCTTCCTGTGGGCGATGTGTACACCATCGGAGACCTCATCAACATGCTCAATACCACCGGAGCTACCCAGTTCAACAAAGATGCATCGGTTTATGCCGTTGTAACCATGGACGAAACCTCAGGCAACATTTACCGCAATGCATACATTCAGGATGCCACAGGCGCCATCAATGTCAGGCTGAAAGAATCGGGTGGACTGCGTGTGGGCGATTCCATCAGGGTGTACCTCAAAAACGTACTTCTGTCCACATACAATGGCATGCGTCAACTCGATAATGTGCACAACGACAGCAATATTGTGATCCTGGCCAACCAACGCTACCGCAAGCCTGACACCGTTACCATTCCACAGATCCTGAGCGGAAATTACCAGGCCAAACTCATCTATCTGAAAGATGTACAGTTTATTGCCGGGGATACGGCCCGTACCTGGAGCGAAAGCAATGCCACCACAAACCGCATGCTCGAAGATTGCGATGGCAGGACGATCATCGTGCGCACCAGCAACTTTGCCAATTTTGCTACCAAGAACCTTCCCAACGGCAAGGGCGGACTGGTGGCCGTGGCCGGGGTATTCAACAACACCTGGCAGCTCTATGTGCGCACCCTTTCCGAAGTGCAGATGAACGACACGCGTTGTGATGGAGGCGGTGGAGGCGGCGGCCTCACGCCGGTGGATGAGGTAAACCAGAACTTCGATGGCGTGACTGCCGATGTGGACATCAACTTCCAGGGCTGGTCGAACATTGCCGAAGCCGGCACACGCAAGTGGCAAGGAAAGATATTCAGCGGAAACGGCTATGCCCAGGCTACCGGTTACAACTCGAACCAGAACAGCATTGTTTCCTGGCTCATCACACCTCCGGTTAAAATGGATGTGGCCAAGAAACTGCGCTTCAAAACTGCCAAAGCTTTCTGGGCTCATGGAAACGAACAGCCTCTGACCGTGCTGGTATCGAGCAACTTCGACGGCACCAACATTGCCGCTGCATCCTGGACACCCATCAATGCCCGCCTGGCCAACCAAAGCGATGCCGACAACGCCTGGATTGAATCGGGCGACATCGACCTGTCGCCTTTCATCCCCGAGGGAAAGATTGCTGTTGCTTTCAGATACAACGGAAGCCATACCCTCTCGACCTCTTACCGCATTGACGATGTGTATATCGGCACCCAAAGCGGCGGTGGAGGCGGCGGTGGAGGCGGCAATGCCGGAACCATCGACAATCCGTTCACCGTGGAGGAAGCCATCGAAAAACAGAATGCCAACCCCTATGTGGTGGGATGGGTGCAAGGATATATTGTTGGTGCAGTAAAAAGTGGTGTGAGCAGCGTGAGTTCGGCTGCCGATATTGATTTCTCCGCACCATTCAGTTCGGCAACCAATGTATTGCTGGCCAGCAACATGAACGAAACCGACTTTACAAAGATGGTGGCAGTCAACCTGCCCTCGGGCACACCGCTGCGCACCCAGGTTAACCTGCTCGACAATCCGGGTAATCTCAAAAAACAACTCAAAGTAACCAGCACGCTGCGCACTTATTTCGGCATTGCCGGATTGCGCGATGCCCCCGGACAGACCGGCGACTTTGTGCTGCAGGGCAGTGGCGGTGGTGGCGGTGGCGGCACCGGCACCCAGAACGACCCCTTCACCGTAGCCCAGGGCATTGAAAAGCAAAATGCCACGCCCTATGTAGTAGGCTGGGTCAGAGGTTATATTGTTGGTTCGGTCAAAAGCGGGGTTAGCTCCATCAGTTCCTCGGCCGATATTCACTGGACAGGGCCTTTCACTTCAGCCACGAATGTGCTGATTGCCGACTCGCCCACCGAAAATGATTACACCAAATGCATTGCCGTGAACCTGCCCGCAGGCTCAGCCCTGCGCACACAGGTCAATCTGATGGATAATCCCGGCAACCTCGGAAAACGTCTCTCCGTGACAGGCACATTGCGCACCTATTTTGGCATTGCCGGATTGCGCGATGCCCCCGGAACCACCAGCGATTTCGTGCTCGAAGGCGGCGGTGGCGGCGGTGGCGGCGGAAATACTATTTTCTCCGAAGATTTTGTCACGAATCTTGGAGTATTCTCAGCCGTGAGCGTGGTTGGTGATCAGGTATGGACCTGGGGCAATTTCGACGGCGGATGCGCAGTGATGACAGGTTATGTCAACCCCAACCGCTTACCCAACGAAGACTGGCTCATTTCGCCTGCCATCAACCTCACCGGCATCAACAATGCCGTGCTCAATATCCGTCAGGCAGCCAACTTCGTGAGCAATGAGTGGTCGTTCCTGCAAGTCATGGTTTCGACCAACTACACCGGCGGAAATCCCAACGACGCCACCTGGACAGAGCTCACCGTACCCAACAGGCCCTCCGGAAACAACTGGACTTTTGTAGACAGCGGCGACATCAGCCTGGCTGCCTATGGCGGACAGTCCAACGTGCGCATCGCCTTCCGGTATCGCTCTTCTGAAACAATTGCCTCGACCTGGGAAGTGAGCAAGGTCGTAGTAAAGAACTAGTCAGCACACCTGCAAAACAAAATGGCCACCTGACAGATCGGGTGGCCATTTTTTATTGTCAAGGTCGGTAGAGCTACTCACAAGGTTCGACAGGCTGCCGGGCCGGACACCATCACGGCTCACTTATTTTTTGCAATTTTGCACCTTTAAACGACGTTTGATCAAAGCATAACAATCATTCAGCATGAGCCGAAGCCTTGTAATTATACCCACCTACAACGAGAAAGAAAACATCGAAAATGTGCTGCGAACAGTCTTTGCCCTCAGCGAGCCTTTCCATGTGCTTGTGGTTGAGGATAATAGTCCCGACGGAACGGCTGACATTGTCAAACGTTTGATGAAGGAATTCGAAGGCAGGTTGTTTATTGAAGAACGCAAAGGCAAACTCGGCCTGGGCACGGCTTATATCCATGGTTTCAAATGGGGACTGGCGCGTGCCTACGATCATATCATCGAAATGGATGCCGACCTCTCGCACAATCCTGCCGACCTGCCCAGGCTGCTTGAAGCTTGCCGCAACGGGGCCGATGTGGCTGTGGGCTCAAGGTACATCACAGGCGTCAATGTGGTAAACTGGCCCATGGGCCGTGTGCTGATGTCGTACTATGCCTCAGCTTATGTGCGCCTCATCACTAGAATGAAAGTGCGCGACACCACCGCCGGTTTTGTGTGCTACAAACGTAAAGTGCTTGAAACCATCAACTTAGATAAGATTAAGTTTGTTGGCTATGCCTTCCAGATCGAGATGAAATACAGCGCCTGGAAACTGGGCTTCAGGATAGTTGAAGTGCCCATAATCTTCACCGACCGTACGGAAGGCACCTCCAAAATGAACAAGAAGATCTTTCGCGAAGCAGTGTTGGGCGTGCTCACCCTACGCTGGCGCGGACTTACCGGGCGCATCAAACCCGTTGCAAAAAACTAAAACCAAATCTCATGCCCAGCGTCCTGATTATCCGGGGTGCCACACTGGTCAACGAAGGCCTGCAATATCAGGCCGATGTGGTGATCAGCCACGATAAAATAAGCGACATCCTTGCGCCTGGCGAAGAAAAGCCTCAATACAGCGCCTATACACGTATAAATGCCCGGGGCCTTTACCTTTTGCCGGGTCTGATTGATGATCAGGTGCATTTCAGGGAACCCGGTCTGACGCACAAAGCGGATATATTCACCGAAAGCCGCGCCGCTGTGGCCGGTGGCATCACCAGCTTTATGGAGATGCCCAACACCATACCCAATACGCTGACACAAAACCTTTTAGAGGAGAAATATGAAATTGCAGCCCAAAAATCGTGGTGCAACTACTCCTTCTACATGGGCGCCTCGAACGACAACCTGAACGAGGTGTTGCGCACCGATCCGAAAAAGGTTTGCGGGATAAAGGTTTTTATGGGCGCCAGTACCGGCAATATGCTGGTGGATGATGCCAAAACCCTCGAAGGCATATTTGCCGATGCGCCCACCCTGGTTGCCGTGCATGCCGAATACGAACCGCTCATTCGGGAAAACACGCGCACTTTCATGGCACGCTATGGCGACAATGCCCCCAGCTCGGTGCACCCCCTGATTCGCAATGCTGAGGCGTGTTACCGCTCTTCGGCTCAGGCCGTTGAACTGGCAGCAAAACGCGGCACAAGATTGCACGTGCTGCATCTGAGCACAGCCCGAGAAATGCAGCTGTTCGACAACACCAGCCCCCTGGCCGAGAAGAAAATAACCGCCGAGGTGTGCCTCCATCACCTGTGGTTCAGCGATGAAGATTATGCCGATAAGGGCAACTTCATCAAGTGGAATCCGGCCGTGAAGTCTTCCTCCGACCGGGATGCGCTGTGGCAAGCCCTCCTGACCGACCACCTGGATGTGCTGGCCACCGATCATGCACCACATACCATTGCTGAGAAATCGGCCCCTTATTTTAAGGCGCCCTCGGGCGGACCACTGGTGCAGCACCTGCTGCCAGCCATGCTCGAAAAATGGAAAGACGGGACAATTTCGCTCGAAAAAATTGTCGAAAAAGCCTGCCATGCCCCGGCTATGGCTTTCAAAATCAATAAACGTGGCTTCATCAGACAGGGCTACTTTGCCGACCTTGTGTTGGTTGACCCAAACCGACCATGGACGGTTAACAAGGAAAATGTGCTTTATAAATGCGGCTGGTCGCCTTTCGAGGGTACCCGTTTCAGCAGCAGTGTAATCATGACCCTGGTCAACGGCCAGATTGTTTACGATCAGGGTAAATTTGCTGAGCCGGGCAATGGCATGCGCCTTCAATTCGACAGATAATCAACCCGAAATATGACACATGCGATGCACAGACTGTCAGGTTATGTCTTTTCAGGTTTATTGATGATTTTATTGTTTTCGGCTTCCTGCGCCAACCGCACCCCATCCGAACCACAAGCCGTAGCCTCTGAGATTGTGGACCTCTGGGACAATGGCCAGGCGCGCAAGGTGTGGCTTTATGCCAATGTGGACGGGGTGCGCACTGTGGTTAAAGAAATCCAGTATCATCCTAACGGTGTGAAAAGCATGGAAGGCCCGCTGAAAGACGGACTTCGTCATGGCGAATGGAAATCGTGGTACGAAGACGGCAACCTCTGGAGTGTGGGATCGTTTGTGAACGGACTGCGCCACGGGAAAGGCATCGTGTATCACCCCAACGGGAAAAAATTTATCGAAGGCGCTTACCTGAATGGTGAACGGGTGGGCAAATGGTATTGGTGGGACGAAGAGGGACGCAGCATCACCGAACTGGAAGCCCTGAAAATCGCCCCTGAGCTGGTGGAATAATCCGGACTGACAGGGAACCTAAATTGTATGCAGAAAAGAAAAAAAGCGGGAAGATGATCTCCCGCTTTTTTAGCACATTGCTATACGTATCTTGTTATCTTACAATGAATTTCACCGGTGCAAGTGCTTGTGGTGTTTCGATGCGGAGCAGGTAAACTCCGGCATTCACCTGAAGTGGCAGTTCAATTTTATTGGCACCGTTGGCTTTGGTTTCCAGTACTATCCGGCCGGCGGCATCGAGCACCTTCAGTCGGGCGGAGCTCAGCGCTTCGGGCAGGAAGACCTGCAGTTTACCACCTTCATAGCTTACCCTGGGCGTGTTGGCGTTGATGGCCGTCACACCTACAGCGCCCCAGTCTTCGATGCTGATGTCGTCCACAAACACCCCATATCCCTGAGGGGTATGCGCATGCCAGGCCAAATAACCCATTCCACTCTGATCAGGAATGATCAGCGTTTCGGCCCATTGCCATCCGGCAGCACCGTCGAAACCGCTCAGGCTGATTAATGGCTGAACAAATGAAGCCGTATCGGTCCCAGAACCCCAGTAAACTGTCAACTGCTCTGTGGTGCCCGGCATAAATGCCCTGTAAGCAAACCTGAGCAGATATTCCTTACCTGCCTCGAGCACCAGGGGTTTCGAGATGAGCCAGTGGTCAAACTGGGTCAGATTCAGACCAGTGGTGTTGTAACATCCCACGGATCGGCTGCCCTGGTTGCTGATCAGCGAAGTAGTCAGCCATTTGGCGGCACCCTGCGACAACTGTTGCCAGCCTTCCGGAATAGACGATACCGGAACCTGCTCAAAATCCATCACATAAGGGAAGCTCGAGATGGCCTCCACGGTGTTGAACGACCAAATGATATCGCACTCGTCGTTGATGCCGAAGTCGTTGATGGGTTTCACCTGAAGATAATAGGTCGAGCTATGTTCGAGCTGAACTTCGATGCTGTTTCCTTCAACCAGCATACCGTTCAGGATGTTGGATGGAGTTTGCAGCCCTTCGCCATCGGTGCCAAAGAACACCATGTAGGAAGTAGCAAAAGGCGCAAGTTGCCAGCTGACCGTGAGGTTGAGCAAGTTGTTCTGGCTGCCTTGCTCCGGGCTCATCAGACCGGGAGAGCAGAACGGAACGCCCTGGTATTCGTTGATGCCACTTACGATGAGCGAGAAATTCTGCGCATTTTGCAATGTTCCCTGGTGATCCACCACAATGGTGTAGGTGCCGGCCACAGGATTGGGGATAAAAACCATTTCCACATTGTCCACATTGTTTTTGCCATCGGTGGTGGCGGCAGCCTGGGGGTTATCAGGGTTAAGGCTATAGGGATAGTATTCTGTAAGGTCCGGCCCGATCACCTTAAGGTCGAGGTTGTGCACAAGCATGGGCGTGCGCGGGTTGAGCTGTGGCGGCAGCACGGTGCCCGGAGGATCAATCCAGGCGATGGTCACGCGCAAGGGTTCATTGCCGGAAGCCTGGATGTCGCGGGTGTACACGACTCCGTCTTCAAGTTCAATCTCATCAATCACATTTTGCAATACA from Bacteroidota bacterium includes:
- a CDS encoding TonB-dependent receptor plug domain-containing protein; amino-acid sequence: MRKKLLILLGALAFGHFLPAQTDTSVMVNQAALPVITLTEGELDGGRAANDISGLLQSSRDIFVSTAGFNFSSVRFRMRGLDSENTTVLFNGVSMNDLETGRASYSTWGGLNDATRFTEVSNGIGTSDWSFGGIGGVTNILGRASQFRKALNLSYAASNRSYNNRLMLLYATGMQENGWAVTLNGSRRWAVNGYVPGTFYDAWSWFASVEKRLNSKHSFGLIAFAAPTKRGMASVSVQEAYDLAGTNYYNANWGYQNGKIRNARVNSYNQPVIQLSHYWTPGEKTTVQTTAFTWFGPGGSTALDWNEANDPRPDYYRNLPSYWKQRSDESNYAYYLDQWTNNEQFRQLRWDHFYFANSKNLATINNANGIAGNTYTGNKSKYIVEDRRMDRNMVGLTVNAQHQLNAATRIAGGLSYTSSKTHHHKRLNDLLGGDFWLDIDKYSDQEPFGITDASQNDLRRPNRIIKEGDIFGYDYIANVNAAELWAQAEHKFRRLETYLGAKVSSTEFWRTGNMQNGRFPDNSFGDDQKTSFLNYGIKAGAIYAIDGRNYLMANAAMLTRPPYFRDVYLSPRTRDTKVSQINNQNLLGADLNYILRSPNLKARLTVYHTEVHNDLWTRSYYHEDLRAFVNYAMIDVDTRSQGIEFGAEINLSPTLSAHAVAGHGIHIFTNRPNVTISADNDSKLLAENRTVYLKNYYVGGSPQTIYSGGLRYNSPKFWFAGLSGNYFDNAYLEPNPDNHTKEAMSRYAEGDIRIDKLLSQKKLDPGFTLDFFGGKSWRVKDGLLLLNVSVNNILNQRDIVSWGFEQLRTDLRDPDRFPAKYAYMYGTTYFVSLTYRKN
- a CDS encoding choice-of-anchor J domain-containing protein, which encodes MKKFQLITSFLILLFLAGACVKQEFDKPPIGQLPVGDVYTIGDLINMLNTTGATQFNKDASVYAVVTMDETSGNIYRNAYIQDATGAINVRLKESGGLRVGDSIRVYLKNVLLSTYNGMRQLDNVHNDSNIVILANQRYRKPDTVTIPQILSGNYQAKLIYLKDVQFIAGDTARTWSESNATTNRMLEDCDGRTIIVRTSNFANFATKNLPNGKGGLVAVAGVFNNTWQLYVRTLSEVQMNDTRCDGGGGGGGLTPVDEVNQNFDGVTADVDINFQGWSNIAEAGTRKWQGKIFSGNGYAQATGYNSNQNSIVSWLITPPVKMDVAKKLRFKTAKAFWAHGNEQPLTVLVSSNFDGTNIAAASWTPINARLANQSDADNAWIESGDIDLSPFIPEGKIAVAFRYNGSHTLSTSYRIDDVYIGTQSGGGGGGGGGNAGTIDNPFTVEEAIEKQNANPYVVGWVQGYIVGAVKSGVSSVSSAADIDFSAPFSSATNVLLASNMNETDFTKMVAVNLPSGTPLRTQVNLLDNPGNLKKQLKVTSTLRTYFGIAGLRDAPGQTGDFVLQGSGGGGGGGTGTQNDPFTVAQGIEKQNATPYVVGWVRGYIVGSVKSGVSSISSSADIHWTGPFTSATNVLIADSPTENDYTKCIAVNLPAGSALRTQVNLMDNPGNLGKRLSVTGTLRTYFGIAGLRDAPGTTSDFVLEGGGGGGGGGNTIFSEDFVTNLGVFSAVSVVGDQVWTWGNFDGGCAVMTGYVNPNRLPNEDWLISPAINLTGINNAVLNIRQAANFVSNEWSFLQVMVSTNYTGGNPNDATWTELTVPNRPSGNNWTFVDSGDISLAAYGGQSNVRIAFRYRSSETIASTWEVSKVVVKN
- a CDS encoding polyprenol monophosphomannose synthase, translating into MSRSLVIIPTYNEKENIENVLRTVFALSEPFHVLVVEDNSPDGTADIVKRLMKEFEGRLFIEERKGKLGLGTAYIHGFKWGLARAYDHIIEMDADLSHNPADLPRLLEACRNGADVAVGSRYITGVNVVNWPMGRVLMSYYASAYVRLITRMKVRDTTAGFVCYKRKVLETINLDKIKFVGYAFQIEMKYSAWKLGFRIVEVPIIFTDRTEGTSKMNKKIFREAVLGVLTLRWRGLTGRIKPVAKN
- a CDS encoding dihydroorotase, which produces MPSVLIIRGATLVNEGLQYQADVVISHDKISDILAPGEEKPQYSAYTRINARGLYLLPGLIDDQVHFREPGLTHKADIFTESRAAVAGGITSFMEMPNTIPNTLTQNLLEEKYEIAAQKSWCNYSFYMGASNDNLNEVLRTDPKKVCGIKVFMGASTGNMLVDDAKTLEGIFADAPTLVAVHAEYEPLIRENTRTFMARYGDNAPSSVHPLIRNAEACYRSSAQAVELAAKRGTRLHVLHLSTAREMQLFDNTSPLAEKKITAEVCLHHLWFSDEDYADKGNFIKWNPAVKSSSDRDALWQALLTDHLDVLATDHAPHTIAEKSAPYFKAPSGGPLVQHLLPAMLEKWKDGTISLEKIVEKACHAPAMAFKINKRGFIRQGYFADLVLVDPNRPWTVNKENVLYKCGWSPFEGTRFSSSVIMTLVNGQIVYDQGKFAEPGNGMRLQFDR
- a CDS encoding S8 family serine peptidase; the protein is MKIKLLSIFLTCLIFVVFDVAWSQGTNQRALHDFAAQKEREYRDARKRVEAYAQRHNVAIIEFKNDGTVVQMIDVVNGRPVYQTTDNVGAAITTRAFDLWEGGSTGLELSGEGYDKLGEWDGGAVRRTHQEFNNTGVQRVTQTDGATSLSDHATHVAGTLVGGGVVANAKGMAYKATLKANDWNNAESEMANLAAQGLELSNHSYGYITGWHSNNGVWTWYGDSTISNQEDWRFGFYGNRSRDWDIISNNAPYYLIVKSAGNDRGQGPANAGTGGLPPVDGGALGYDCIGDGGTAKNAMAIGAVNQVNNYTSPASVVMSSFSSYGPTDDGRIKPDLVAKGVSTYSAGSNSNTHYSTKSGTSMASPNAAGTMALLQQLYQQTHGGQSMRSSTLRGLVIHTADEAGTTPGPDYRFGWGLLNAKAAAELIAQDDVLQNVIDEIELEDGVVYTRDIQASGNEPLRVTIAWIDPPGTVLPPQLNPRTPMLVHNLDLKVIGPDLTEYYPYSLNPDNPQAAATTDGKNNVDNVEMVFIPNPVAGTYTIVVDHQGTLQNAQNFSLIVSGINEYQGVPFCSPGLMSPEQGSQNNLLNLTVSWQLAPFATSYMVFFGTDGEGLQTPSNILNGMLVEGNSIEVQLEHSSTYYLQVKPINDFGINDECDIIWSFNTVEAISSFPYVMDFEQVPVSSIPEGWQQLSQGAAKWLTTSLISNQGSRSVGCYNTTGLNLTQFDHWLISKPLVLEAGKEYLLRFAYRAFMPGTTEQLTVYWGSGTDTASFVQPLISLSGFDGAAGWQWAETLIIPDQSGMGYLAWHAHTPQGYGVFVDDISIEDWGAVGVTAINANTPRVSYEGGKLQVFLPEALSSARLKVLDAAGRIVLETKANGANKIELPLQVNAGVYLLRIETPQALAPVKFIVR